The following proteins are encoded in a genomic region of Arthrobacter jiangjiafuii:
- a CDS encoding L,D-transpeptidase, translated as MAKGSHSRKGWIIGSVVAGVLLLGGGAAAFTASSWTGGTGTGASESSTSASASPSKPAVPKPVAVVTPDAGAVEVNPVTAPVITVSEGTVKSAVLAPESGGEPVPGELSAGGTVWTASGKLAFNTAYALKYTLADANGDTSTETRKFTTVSEANEANAFMYPASGSTVGTGQPIELSFSEPVLNKPAVEAAITVTSTSGQVGAFYWISDTKVRYRAEEFWAPNSTVTVDMQLFGVDFGNGMIGNFNETASFTTHNTRLAVVDNADKMMRVYIDGVLTRTFPVTLGTQDWPSTIGYHVIMDQHETIPFRAESIGLKPGDKDYYEPVTAKNASRLSQGGAFIHEALPAAQSILGVMNVSHGCIGMSPEGAKYMYDNFDAGDVVQVLNTGYGPMFVWDGFGDWNVPWAEWVSQPKQ; from the coding sequence ATGGCAAAGGGTTCACACAGCCGCAAAGGCTGGATTATCGGTTCAGTCGTCGCCGGAGTTCTGCTTTTGGGCGGCGGCGCAGCAGCCTTCACGGCCTCATCCTGGACGGGCGGGACCGGCACCGGGGCCTCGGAGTCCTCGACCTCCGCTTCCGCCAGCCCCAGCAAGCCTGCCGTCCCCAAACCGGTGGCAGTGGTGACGCCGGACGCCGGAGCGGTCGAAGTCAATCCGGTCACCGCCCCGGTCATCACCGTGAGCGAAGGGACCGTGAAGTCCGCCGTCCTGGCCCCTGAATCCGGCGGCGAGCCGGTCCCGGGAGAGCTCAGCGCCGGCGGCACAGTCTGGACCGCGTCCGGCAAACTGGCCTTCAACACCGCCTACGCCCTGAAATACACGCTGGCCGACGCCAACGGCGACACCAGCACCGAGACCCGGAAGTTCACCACCGTTTCCGAGGCCAACGAGGCCAACGCCTTCATGTACCCCGCCTCGGGCTCCACCGTGGGCACCGGACAGCCGATCGAGCTGAGCTTCAGCGAACCCGTCCTCAATAAGCCCGCTGTGGAAGCTGCCATCACCGTGACCTCGACCTCCGGGCAGGTGGGGGCGTTCTACTGGATCAGCGACACAAAGGTCCGCTACCGGGCCGAGGAGTTCTGGGCGCCGAACAGCACCGTGACCGTGGATATGCAGCTGTTCGGCGTGGACTTCGGCAACGGCATGATCGGCAACTTCAACGAAACCGCCAGCTTCACCACGCACAACACCCGGCTGGCCGTCGTGGACAACGCAGACAAGATGATGCGCGTCTACATCGATGGCGTGCTCACGCGGACCTTCCCGGTCACGCTGGGCACCCAGGACTGGCCCTCCACCATCGGCTACCACGTGATCATGGACCAGCACGAAACCATCCCGTTCCGGGCCGAGTCGATCGGGCTGAAGCCCGGCGACAAGGACTACTACGAGCCGGTCACCGCCAAGAACGCCTCCCGCCTGTCCCAGGGCGGGGCCTTCATCCACGAGGCACTGCCTGCCGCCCAGTCCATCCTGGGCGTGATGAACGTGTCCCACGGCTGCATCGGGATGAGTCCCGAGGGCGCGAAATACATGTACGACAATTTCGACGCCGGCGACGTGGTCCAGGTCCTGAACACCGGCTACGGACCCATGTTTGTCTGGGACGGCTTCGGCGACTGGAACGTGCCCTGGGCGGAGTGGGTCAGCCAGCCCAAGCAGTAG
- a CDS encoding stage II sporulation protein M, producing MDMESFSAVHASDWQRLDELAGRRRLSGEEADELLRLYQRTSAHLSMVRSVAPESPLSATLSMRLSRARTRFTGARSNVAEDLVHFFVFALPAGFYRVRWLTVAVGAVFILIAVLAGIWAATTPGVIAATLGSESEIRQYVEQDFAAYYTENPAASFAGLVWTNNAWIALQAVAFGITGIWGPFVLYQNAMGVGTAGGVMAAYGELGQFFSLILPHGLMELTAVFIAVAAGLRIFWAWVAPGRRTRAASLAAEGRSLFTVALGLVIVLFLSGLVEGFVTGSSMPTWLRIGIGAALLAAYWAYTLILGGRAYRAGHRGDLSRRDTGDVLRTA from the coding sequence GTGGATATGGAATCCTTCAGCGCCGTACATGCCTCCGACTGGCAGCGGCTGGACGAGCTTGCCGGGCGGCGCCGGCTCAGCGGCGAGGAAGCCGATGAGCTGCTGCGCCTCTACCAGCGGACCTCGGCCCACCTGTCCATGGTCCGTTCCGTGGCCCCCGAGAGCCCCCTCTCCGCCACCCTGTCCATGCGGCTGTCCCGGGCACGGACCCGCTTCACCGGTGCCCGGTCCAATGTCGCCGAGGACCTGGTGCACTTCTTCGTTTTCGCGCTGCCGGCGGGCTTCTACCGGGTGCGGTGGCTCACGGTTGCCGTGGGTGCCGTCTTCATCCTGATCGCCGTGCTGGCCGGAATCTGGGCCGCCACCACGCCGGGGGTCATCGCGGCGACTCTGGGGTCGGAGAGCGAGATCCGGCAGTACGTCGAGCAGGACTTCGCGGCCTATTACACGGAGAACCCCGCGGCCTCCTTCGCCGGACTGGTCTGGACCAACAATGCGTGGATAGCACTGCAGGCCGTAGCCTTCGGCATCACCGGGATCTGGGGCCCGTTTGTGCTCTACCAAAACGCCATGGGTGTCGGAACCGCTGGCGGCGTCATGGCTGCCTACGGCGAGCTGGGCCAATTCTTCTCCCTGATCCTGCCGCACGGCCTGATGGAGCTGACGGCAGTGTTCATTGCCGTGGCCGCAGGGTTGCGGATCTTCTGGGCCTGGGTGGCGCCCGGCCGGCGGACCCGCGCGGCATCACTGGCTGCCGAGGGGCGGTCACTGTTCACCGTGGCCCTGGGCCTGGTGATCGTGCTGTTCCTGTCCGGGCTGGTGGAGGGCTTTGTCACCGGATCGTCGATGCCGACCTGGCTGCGGATCGGCATCGGAGCAGCACTGCTTGCCGCCTACTGGGCCTACACGCTTATTCTGGGCGGCCGGGCCTACCGGGCAGGGCACCGGGGAGACCTGTCCAGGCGGGACACCGGGGATGTCCTGCGCACCGCGTGA
- a CDS encoding RDD family protein, translated as MSSIVTGEAVVLELRPASFAARALSSIIDVFVQLLLLLALLVLFAQTLSESLDPALGRALILVIVVLVLVVVPVAVETLSRGKSLGRLAMGLRIVRDDGGAVRFRHAFIRGMAAVLEIYLTAGSLAFVVALFNEKSKRLGDLMAGTYALRERVGAPAPVPAVMPPALRGWAGLADIGRLPDALARRVSRFLDQSARLSPRSRAALAAELAAEVAAFVSPQPPPGTAAGDYLRAVMVERRERSFRALTRQREQSERVGRRLHRLPFEQ; from the coding sequence GTGAGTTCGATCGTCACCGGAGAGGCAGTGGTCCTGGAGCTGCGGCCGGCGTCGTTTGCCGCCCGCGCCCTGAGCTCAATCATCGATGTCTTTGTCCAGCTCCTGCTGCTTTTGGCGCTGCTGGTGCTGTTCGCGCAGACGTTGAGCGAATCACTGGATCCCGCGCTGGGCCGGGCACTGATCCTGGTCATCGTGGTGCTGGTCCTGGTGGTGGTTCCGGTGGCTGTGGAGACGCTGTCCCGCGGCAAGTCGCTGGGCCGGCTGGCCATGGGACTGCGGATAGTGCGTGACGACGGCGGGGCGGTGCGCTTCCGCCACGCGTTTATCCGCGGCATGGCCGCCGTGCTGGAAATCTACCTGACCGCCGGGTCCCTTGCCTTTGTGGTGGCGTTGTTCAATGAGAAGTCCAAGCGTCTCGGGGACCTGATGGCCGGAACGTACGCCCTTCGGGAGCGGGTGGGCGCTCCCGCACCTGTGCCGGCCGTGATGCCGCCGGCCCTGAGGGGCTGGGCCGGGCTTGCCGACATTGGCCGGCTGCCCGATGCCCTGGCCCGGCGGGTGTCGCGTTTCCTGGACCAGAGCGCCAGGCTCTCCCCGCGCTCCCGTGCCGCTTTGGCCGCGGAGCTGGCGGCGGAGGTTGCTGCTTTCGTCTCGCCGCAGCCTCCGCCCGGCACTGCCGCCGGAGACTATCTCCGCGCGGTCATGGTCGAGCGGCGCGAGCGCAGTTTCCGCGCCCTGACCCGGCAGCGGGAGCAATCGGAGAGGGTCGGGCGCCGGCTGCACCGGCTGCCCTTCGAGCAGTAG
- a CDS encoding dolichyl-phosphate-mannose--protein mannosyltransferase, with product MTLTASDTPPPPAAPLVSEPGAAFRLGELRNRLLGWAPGTTASLGLWGWLAPLLAAVIGGVLRFVRLAEPRSLVFDETYYVKDAYSYLLSGYEREWPDGANDSFNAGTPDVLLASPEYVVHPPVGKWMIAAGMELFGADNSFGWRFSAALTGTLTVLLVGLIAVKLFRSPLLGGLAGLLLAVDGHHLVHSRTSLLDVFLTFWIVAAFGALLLDRTDGRLRLARKTAALAPDGSGRPTAQALLYGPWLLWRPWRLAAGVFLGLAVGTKWSALAFVAVFGLMTVLWDVGARRVAGFRSWRTAGLLKDGIPAFFTIIPAAALAYLASWTGWLRSTGAYDRNWAADNPSGTWGWLPDWLRSLAEYHRSAYAFHNGLSSEHTYESSAWTWLVMGRPTSFFYESTPGGTDGCTAESCSTAVTSLGNPLIWWAAAVSLLVLLFCWIGRRDWRAGAILAGVAAGYLPWFAYPERTTFFFYSVSFEPFLILALTYVLGLLLGRPGDPAARRRAGKAAVAIFILAAVLASAFFLPVWTAETIPYSDWRLRMWMPSWI from the coding sequence GTGACTCTGACCGCCAGCGACACCCCTCCCCCGCCCGCGGCACCCCTCGTCAGCGAACCGGGTGCCGCCTTCCGCCTCGGCGAGTTGAGGAACCGGCTGCTGGGCTGGGCTCCGGGCACCACGGCCTCCCTGGGCCTCTGGGGCTGGCTGGCTCCCCTGCTGGCCGCCGTGATCGGCGGCGTGCTGCGGTTTGTCCGGCTGGCTGAACCCCGCTCGTTGGTCTTCGACGAAACCTATTACGTCAAGGATGCCTACTCGTACCTGCTCTCCGGATATGAACGGGAATGGCCCGACGGCGCGAACGACTCCTTCAATGCCGGTACGCCGGACGTTCTGCTCGCCAGCCCCGAATACGTGGTCCATCCCCCGGTGGGCAAGTGGATGATCGCCGCCGGCATGGAGCTGTTCGGCGCGGACAACAGCTTCGGCTGGCGTTTCAGTGCGGCACTGACCGGCACCCTGACCGTCCTGCTGGTGGGGCTGATCGCGGTGAAGCTGTTCCGGTCCCCGCTCCTGGGCGGACTGGCCGGGCTGCTGCTGGCGGTGGACGGGCACCATCTGGTGCATTCGCGCACCTCGCTGCTGGACGTATTCCTGACCTTCTGGATTGTGGCAGCCTTCGGCGCGCTGCTGCTGGACCGCACCGACGGCCGGCTCCGGCTGGCCCGGAAGACCGCTGCCCTGGCCCCGGACGGTTCCGGCAGGCCAACGGCCCAGGCCCTGTTGTACGGGCCCTGGCTGCTGTGGCGGCCGTGGCGGCTGGCAGCCGGCGTATTCCTCGGCCTGGCGGTAGGGACCAAATGGTCGGCGCTGGCGTTCGTGGCGGTGTTCGGGCTGATGACCGTCCTCTGGGATGTGGGCGCCCGTCGGGTTGCAGGTTTCCGGAGCTGGCGCACCGCGGGGCTGCTCAAGGATGGCATTCCCGCATTTTTCACCATCATTCCGGCCGCCGCCCTGGCCTACCTTGCCTCCTGGACCGGCTGGCTCCGCTCGACCGGCGCCTATGACAGGAACTGGGCCGCGGACAACCCGTCCGGGACCTGGGGCTGGCTGCCGGACTGGCTGCGTTCCCTGGCCGAATACCACCGCAGCGCGTACGCCTTCCACAACGGGCTCAGCTCCGAGCACACGTACGAGTCCAGCGCCTGGACCTGGCTGGTCATGGGCCGGCCGACGTCGTTCTTTTACGAGTCCACCCCTGGCGGCACCGACGGCTGCACCGCCGAAAGCTGTTCCACCGCCGTCACCTCGCTGGGCAACCCGCTGATCTGGTGGGCGGCGGCGGTCTCGCTGCTGGTGCTCCTCTTCTGCTGGATCGGCCGGCGCGACTGGCGCGCCGGAGCCATCCTTGCCGGGGTCGCTGCCGGCTACCTGCCCTGGTTCGCTTATCCGGAACGCACCACCTTTTTCTTCTATTCGGTGTCCTTCGAACCGTTCCTGATCCTTGCCCTGACCTATGTGCTGGGGCTGCTGCTGGGCAGGCCGGGCGACCCGGCGGCCAGGCGGCGCGCCGGAAAAGCGGCGGTTGCGATCTTCATCCTGGCTGCCGTGCTGGCCTCCGCATTCTTCCTGCCGGTCTGGACGGCCGAAACTATCCCGTATTCTGACTGGCGGCTGCGTATGTGGATGCCCAGCTGGATTTAG
- the rsmI gene encoding 16S rRNA (cytidine(1402)-2'-O)-methyltransferase: MGDATNRLIGLLETADVIAAEDTRRLHRLVSALKITTTGKIISYHEHNEATRTADLLEMVRGGATLLMVTDAGMPAVSDPGFRLVEAAASEGLTVTAAPGPSAVLTALALSGLPTDRFCFEGFLPRKAGERSARLNELAREQRTMVFFEAPHRLEPMLRALDAAFGGDRRAAVARELTKLHEQVLRAPLRELLEWAETSEVRGEIAVVVAGAGEAAPEQPEDHVAAVNGLIAQGARLKDAVATVAEDARISKRELYSAVLAARS; encoded by the coding sequence ATGGGCGACGCCACCAACCGGCTGATCGGGCTGCTGGAAACGGCAGACGTTATTGCCGCCGAAGACACCAGGCGGCTGCACCGGCTGGTCTCCGCCCTGAAAATCACCACCACCGGCAAGATCATCAGTTACCACGAACACAACGAAGCGACCCGCACCGCCGATCTGCTGGAGATGGTGCGCGGCGGTGCGACCCTGCTCATGGTGACCGATGCCGGCATGCCCGCCGTTTCGGACCCCGGCTTCCGGCTGGTCGAGGCCGCCGCCAGTGAAGGCCTGACCGTCACCGCAGCACCCGGCCCCTCGGCCGTCCTCACCGCGCTGGCGCTGTCCGGGCTGCCGACGGACCGGTTCTGCTTCGAAGGCTTCCTCCCGCGCAAGGCCGGGGAACGCAGCGCACGCCTGAACGAGCTGGCCCGGGAGCAGCGCACCATGGTGTTCTTCGAAGCCCCGCACCGCCTGGAGCCGATGCTGCGTGCCCTGGACGCCGCGTTCGGCGGTGACCGCCGCGCCGCCGTCGCCCGTGAACTCACCAAACTGCACGAGCAGGTGCTGCGTGCCCCGCTGCGTGAACTGCTCGAATGGGCGGAAACGTCCGAGGTGCGCGGGGAGATCGCCGTCGTGGTCGCCGGCGCCGGCGAGGCAGCCCCCGAACAGCCCGAAGACCATGTGGCGGCCGTGAACGGCCTCATCGCGCAGGGGGCCCGCCTGAAGGATGCGGTGGCCACTGTGGCCGAAGATGCCCGGATCAGCAAGCGCGAGCTGTATTCAGCGGTCCTGGCTGCGCGCAGCTGA
- a CDS encoding AMP-dependent synthetase/ligase, which produces MRESATDLLVHLAAESNITDILVGLHAKTPDHPLFSLKSDGGWKNVSANDFLTQVSELAKGLIGLGVRPGDSVAVMSKTSYEWTLVDLAVWFAGAVTVPIYETSSPSQVEWILEDSGAAHVFVEDGRKAAVVSAAAASGDFEARVWLMQADGAEGTFAELAAAGSAVTDDELETARTTAGLDSVASMVYTSGTTGRPKGCEITHGNFALFGVNIVEFLPEMLKEKDVSTLMFLPLAHVLARAVQVGCLAAGVRVGHSGSASDLMADLKSFQPTFLLAVPRIFEKIYAGAQQSAEAAGKGKLFAAAADTAVAYSTALNSAAAGGKGPSAALKLRHKLFDKMLYPKVRNVFGGKLTYAISGASALSPQLAHFFRGAGVMVLEGYGLTETTAPATVNTVPLARVGSVGLPLPGTTVRIADDGEVLISGAGVFAGYHNNPEANAAAFTGEWFHSGDVGSLDDDGFLTITGRKKDILVTAGGKNVAPGPLEEKIREHRLVSQAIVVGEGRPFVTALLTLDEETLAAWARENGSAQPASETAADDPRVRALLQQAVDSANATVSQAEQIRKFTVLPQDFSLESGHLTATLKLRRSAVIADYSAEVEKLYAK; this is translated from the coding sequence GTGCGCGAATCCGCCACTGATTTACTGGTCCATCTCGCTGCGGAGTCGAATATCACCGACATCCTGGTGGGACTGCATGCAAAGACCCCCGACCATCCCCTGTTCTCACTGAAGAGCGACGGCGGCTGGAAAAACGTTAGTGCCAATGACTTCCTCACCCAGGTCAGCGAACTGGCCAAAGGCCTGATCGGACTGGGTGTCCGCCCCGGCGACAGCGTAGCCGTCATGTCCAAGACCAGCTACGAGTGGACCCTGGTGGACCTTGCGGTCTGGTTCGCCGGTGCCGTCACGGTACCCATCTACGAAACCTCCTCCCCCTCGCAGGTGGAGTGGATCCTCGAGGATTCCGGCGCCGCCCACGTGTTCGTCGAAGATGGCCGCAAAGCCGCGGTAGTCTCGGCGGCCGCTGCGTCCGGCGACTTCGAGGCCCGGGTCTGGCTCATGCAGGCCGACGGCGCCGAGGGCACCTTCGCGGAGTTGGCCGCTGCCGGTTCCGCCGTCACCGATGACGAGCTGGAAACGGCCCGCACCACGGCCGGCCTCGATTCCGTCGCCTCCATGGTCTATACCTCCGGGACCACGGGCCGCCCCAAGGGCTGCGAAATCACGCACGGCAATTTCGCCCTGTTCGGGGTGAACATCGTGGAGTTCCTCCCCGAGATGCTCAAGGAAAAGGACGTCAGCACGCTGATGTTCCTGCCGCTGGCGCACGTGCTGGCCCGCGCCGTGCAGGTAGGCTGCCTGGCCGCCGGTGTGCGGGTGGGCCACTCGGGCAGCGCGTCGGACCTGATGGCCGACCTGAAGTCCTTCCAGCCGACATTCCTGCTCGCCGTGCCCCGGATCTTCGAAAAGATCTACGCCGGTGCGCAGCAGTCCGCGGAGGCCGCCGGCAAGGGCAAGCTGTTCGCTGCAGCCGCTGACACCGCCGTCGCCTACTCCACCGCGCTGAACTCGGCAGCTGCCGGCGGCAAGGGCCCGTCCGCTGCCCTGAAGCTGCGGCACAAGCTCTTCGACAAGATGCTCTACCCGAAGGTCCGCAACGTCTTCGGCGGCAAGCTGACCTACGCGATCAGCGGCGCCTCGGCGCTGAGCCCGCAGCTGGCACACTTCTTCCGCGGAGCCGGCGTCATGGTCCTGGAAGGCTACGGCCTGACCGAGACCACCGCCCCGGCCACGGTCAACACCGTGCCGCTGGCACGGGTGGGCTCCGTGGGCCTGCCGCTGCCGGGTACCACTGTGCGGATCGCCGACGACGGCGAGGTGCTGATCAGCGGCGCCGGTGTCTTTGCGGGCTACCACAACAACCCGGAAGCCAACGCTGCCGCCTTCACCGGCGAGTGGTTCCATTCCGGCGACGTGGGCTCACTGGATGACGACGGCTTCCTCACCATCACCGGCCGGAAGAAGGACATCCTGGTTACTGCCGGCGGCAAGAACGTGGCTCCGGGGCCGCTGGAGGAGAAAATCCGCGAGCACCGGCTGGTATCCCAGGCCATCGTCGTCGGCGAGGGCCGGCCCTTCGTTACGGCGCTGCTGACCTTGGATGAGGAAACCCTCGCCGCCTGGGCGCGGGAGAACGGATCTGCGCAGCCGGCATCCGAGACCGCTGCAGATGATCCCCGGGTCCGGGCCCTGCTGCAGCAGGCAGTGGATTCAGCGAATGCCACCGTGTCCCAGGCCGAACAGATCCGCAAGTTCACTGTCCTGCCCCAGGACTTCTCGCTGGAATCCGGTCATCTGACGGCCACGCTGAAGCTTCGCCGCAGTGCCGTCATCGCCGATTACTCCGCCGAGGTGGAAAAGCTCTACGCCAAGTAG
- a CDS encoding TIGR01906 family membrane protein — MASQDDTPQQHPTSGGSAEPERTRPGQNRHSPDSLSDASETIVRGEHAVGTETAALAADDGAAAAPAANGSTAAGLADDGSNHEDWDAAFADAAGTAPADASPAADAAGDARAVQRDAGAAEADVVPGGHPSLAQRSTLPMRRASTMPDVSGYGELSPEETEQAGALDAPMGDSPAAAPAKDTGAAKDTGAADGSAAAGASAAAVAAAGVTSSADPNPQTAALETAAVEGTDAGRTDAGRADAGQTDAERSDADSAESGQPLDARTADDEISAEEARRRAEERERAGKAKPILARVLQVMVAVFFPVMLLAAAIRAVATPLFLWAEYHRPGFPADSYGFSTDDRMTYGSYAVDYLLNFSGARYLGDLVTTGGERLYLESEVSHMADVKTVLTIAFVSALAMALLSLLACFYLAKRSPGGIRRAFFSGAVLTLVLIGALIVTAVLGWESFFTQVHTIFFAQGNWTFRMDDTLIRLFPAQFWMDAGIVIASLVLLTCTVVLVATWPTKARRERSRSKAEAARRRYLDSLEAV, encoded by the coding sequence GTGGCAAGCCAGGACGATACCCCCCAGCAGCACCCGACGTCCGGAGGCTCCGCCGAACCGGAGCGTACCCGTCCCGGGCAGAACCGCCATAGCCCGGACAGCCTCAGCGATGCCAGCGAGACCATTGTGCGCGGAGAGCATGCGGTGGGAACCGAAACGGCTGCGCTTGCGGCCGACGACGGCGCCGCAGCTGCGCCCGCGGCCAACGGCAGCACCGCAGCCGGTCTTGCCGATGACGGCTCAAACCACGAGGACTGGGACGCTGCCTTCGCCGACGCCGCCGGAACCGCCCCTGCTGACGCGTCACCCGCAGCGGACGCTGCCGGTGACGCACGAGCGGTGCAGCGGGACGCCGGGGCGGCCGAGGCCGACGTGGTACCGGGCGGCCATCCCTCCCTGGCCCAGCGCAGCACCCTGCCGATGCGGCGGGCCAGCACCATGCCCGACGTCAGCGGCTATGGAGAGCTCTCCCCGGAGGAGACCGAACAGGCCGGCGCACTTGATGCACCCATGGGCGACTCCCCAGCGGCGGCGCCAGCTAAGGACACCGGCGCAGCCAAGGACACCGGGGCCGCAGACGGCTCTGCTGCAGCCGGGGCATCAGCGGCTGCCGTAGCGGCAGCAGGCGTCACGTCTTCAGCGGATCCGAACCCTCAAACCGCCGCTCTGGAGACCGCGGCCGTGGAAGGCACAGACGCCGGACGCACAGACGCCGGACGCGCAGACGCCGGACAGACGGACGCCGAGCGCTCGGACGCCGACAGCGCCGAATCCGGCCAGCCGTTGGATGCGCGCACGGCCGACGACGAGATCTCCGCCGAGGAGGCCCGCCGCCGGGCTGAGGAACGCGAACGGGCGGGGAAGGCCAAGCCGATCCTGGCCCGTGTCCTGCAGGTGATGGTTGCCGTCTTCTTCCCGGTCATGCTCCTGGCCGCTGCCATCCGGGCCGTAGCCACCCCGCTGTTCCTCTGGGCCGAGTACCACCGTCCGGGCTTCCCCGCGGACAGCTACGGGTTCTCCACCGACGACCGGATGACGTACGGCTCCTACGCCGTCGATTACCTGCTGAACTTCTCCGGCGCCCGCTACCTCGGCGACCTGGTGACGACCGGTGGCGAACGGCTGTACCTGGAGAGCGAAGTCAGCCATATGGCGGACGTGAAGACGGTCCTGACCATCGCGTTTGTGTCCGCACTGGCCATGGCCCTGCTCAGCCTGCTCGCCTGCTTCTATCTGGCCAAGCGCAGCCCCGGCGGCATCCGCCGGGCGTTCTTCTCCGGGGCCGTGCTGACCCTGGTCCTGATCGGCGCGCTGATCGTGACGGCAGTCCTGGGCTGGGAGAGTTTCTTCACCCAGGTGCATACGATCTTCTTCGCCCAGGGCAACTGGACGTTCCGGATGGACGACACGTTGATCCGGCTCTTCCCGGCCCAGTTCTGGATGGACGCGGGCATCGTGATTGCCTCCCTGGTCCTGCTGACCTGCACTGTGGTGCTGGTTGCCACCTGGCCTACCAAGGCCCGGCGGGAACGTTCGCGGAGCAAGGCCGAAGCGGCCCGCCGCCGCTACCTCGACTCGCTCGAAGCGGTCTGA